The following proteins come from a genomic window of Pleuronectes platessa chromosome 2, fPlePla1.1, whole genome shotgun sequence:
- the cd8a gene encoding T-cell surface glycoprotein CD8 alpha chain: MDQKWIQMLVILVFYQTSASGTSEIVLKEGDTFEIKCEPPGAYSMVIWFRVLEKSGMEFIASFDMHGKRKLTPTALSSNVDDSKMDKRVLTLKSFNKARDSGAYGCACIKNNELIFGKETRLKGEKKAVVATRAPLVTTGTPNPPVTTKACVCETSPSIYCSTIILGPLAGGCGLLLLLLIITSLYCNQIRTRRCPHHHRRKPRTMAHGKQMKNNTHV, translated from the exons ATGGACCAAAAGTGGATTCAGATGCTGGTGATTCTGGTGTTTTATCAAA CGAGTGCCTCAGGAACCAGTGAAATAGTCTTAAAAGAGGGGGACACGTTTGAAATCAAGTGTGAGCCTCCTGGGGCTTACTCCATGGTCATCTGGTTCCGAGTTCTGGAAAAATCAGGGATGGAATTCATCGCATCTTTTGACATGCATGGCAAGAGAAAGTTGACCCCGACTGCCCTCTCCTCAAACGTCGATGACTCGAAGATGGACAAACGAGTCCTGACACTGAAGTCCTTCAACAAAGCTCGGGACAGCGGCGCCTACGGCTGTGCCTGCATCAAAAACAACGAGCTGATATTTGGCAAAGAAACTCGACTGAAAGGAG AGAAAAAAGCTGTGGTTGCGACCCGAGCACCACTCGTCACCACTGGCACTCCAAACCCCCCCGTGACCACCAAGGCCTGTGTTT GTGAAACCAGTCCTTCCATCTATTGCTCAACCATCATTCTGGGACCACTGGCCGGCGGCTGtggccttcttctcctcctcctcatcatcaccagcCTGTACTGTAACC AAATAAGGACGCGGAGATGCCCCCACCACCACAGAAGAAA gCCGCGTACGATGGCTCATGGAAAACAGATGAAGAACAACACACACGTTTAA